AGTCGGTACATATACAACGTCATCTGCAGCATCAATAATTTGCTGTGGAATGGTGCCATCTTCAGGGCCAAAGATATAAAAAGCATTTTGCGGATGTTCAAATAACGGCAACGGCGTGGCACCAACCACTAAATCAACACAAATAATTTTAGCACCTTCTGGTGCTTGCTCAAGCAACGACTCCACCCGTGTTAACGGAATCGTTTTGGCTGCATTTTTAGTATCAACGTCATATTGCGCTTCGCCTGAGCGAGCAGCAAGTTCGTAACGATTACCAGTGTAAAGTACTGACTTTGCTTGATAACAACCCGCAGCGCGCATAATACCACCTACGTTAACTGGGGTTTTAGGGTTAACAAGACCAATAGCAGCCCTTGAGTGTTCGAGGGTACTATCGATAGTATTGATTTGTTCAGTCATGCAATATCACTTACTTTTACTATATATTTAATATCAGTGCTTAGTTAATAACTAATGCTTAATTAATAACTAGTGTTTAGTTGATATCGGGGCTTAATTCATTTCTGAGCTTACGTAATATCGCGTTATTTGATATCGCTGATAATTTGACGTAATTGTTGCCAAGCATTTTGCACTAATTCAAAGTCTGCTTGTTCTAATTCATCGTTAGCCAGTGCCAAACAATCAACCATTTTTTCATCTAACGCTT
This window of the Shewanella goraebulensis genome carries:
- a CDS encoding RNA methyltransferase, with the translated sequence MTEQINTIDSTLEHSRAAIGLVNPKTPVNVGGIMRAAGCYQAKSVLYTGNRYELAARSGEAQYDVDTKNAAKTIPLTRVESLLEQAPEGAKIICVDLVVGATPLPLFEHPQNAFYIFGPEDGTIPQQIIDAADDVVYVPTVGCMNLAASVNVLLYDRLSKSAQVAADDELIRESRDNNNRTKVKTWLK